Proteins found in one Methylophaga thalassica genomic segment:
- a CDS encoding nuclease-related domain-containing protein, which translates to MIKRKRKRSRYSRKLERSLQSIKKQEAKSIIIPDGLGGAIEIERLLLIEQGLLIIETYPMSGHLFGADHIDQWTQIIDGRSFKFTNPLHRIYNTKHALQLLAPKVPIFCRIVFSENSNFPKGKPSEVSVIRTLDEDLQGLAKEPSVNQLGEIAWERIIRIARTDGQSLLRDVKI; encoded by the coding sequence GTGATTAAACGTAAAAGAAAACGCTCACGTTATTCAAGAAAGCTGGAACGTTCATTACAATCAATAAAAAAGCAAGAAGCAAAATCTATTATTATTCCTGACGGTTTAGGTGGGGCGATAGAAATAGAACGTTTACTGCTGATTGAGCAAGGGTTATTGATTATTGAAACATATCCGATGTCAGGACATTTATTTGGTGCCGATCACATAGATCAATGGACACAAATTATCGATGGTAGAAGCTTCAAGTTCACCAATCCACTACATCGGATCTACAACACTAAACACGCGTTACAGTTATTAGCACCGAAAGTCCCAATCTTTTGCCGTATAGTCTTTTCTGAGAATAGTAACTTTCCTAAAGGGAAACCCAGCGAAGTCTCTGTTATCAGAACCTTAGATGAAGATTTGCAGGGGCTTGCTAAGGAACCAAGTGTAAATCAACTTGGAGAGATTGCATGGGAGCGAATCATCAGAATTGCTCGTACTGACGGCCAATCATTGTTGAGGGATGTCAAAATATAA
- a CDS encoding aminoglycoside phosphotransferase family protein, with translation MKNAINDARLNQLTTWVEKLFPDDHLNITVASSDASFRRYFRLKQNESSYIVMDAPPEHEDISSFIKIDEFLAQYDVAVPHIYAKDEDNGYLLLSDFGDTSFLKSLTSANADNLYRKAMDELVAMQKTHPANTSLPDYDETKLRDEMSLFPAWFLSRHLDLKVPKILTAVYDFLIDEIQQQPSCFVHRDYHSRNLMVCADNTLGIIDFQDAVVGPITYDLVSLLKDCYIQWPAEQQQNWLNYYKEQAINNKLITQSQANDLQRWFDLTGLQRHLKVLGIFCRLNYRDGKANYLNDLPLTLHYVLEVCERYKELEALYEFLTFTPKIMAIK, from the coding sequence ATGAAAAACGCGATCAACGATGCCAGACTCAATCAACTGACTACCTGGGTAGAAAAACTATTTCCTGATGATCATTTAAATATTACGGTAGCATCCAGTGATGCCAGTTTCAGAAGATATTTCCGCTTGAAACAAAATGAGAGCTCCTACATCGTGATGGATGCACCACCTGAGCATGAAGATATAAGCAGCTTTATCAAAATTGATGAGTTTCTTGCACAATATGATGTCGCAGTGCCACATATCTATGCCAAAGATGAAGATAATGGCTATTTACTGCTCAGTGATTTTGGCGATACTTCCTTTTTAAAGTCATTAACATCTGCCAATGCCGATAATCTCTATCGGAAAGCCATGGATGAGTTAGTTGCTATGCAAAAAACTCATCCGGCAAACACATCATTGCCTGATTATGATGAGACAAAACTACGGGATGAAATGTCACTATTCCCTGCTTGGTTTCTGAGTCGACATTTAGACTTAAAAGTCCCGAAAATACTCACCGCTGTCTATGATTTTCTTATTGATGAAATACAACAGCAACCTAGCTGCTTTGTTCATCGTGATTACCACAGCCGAAACCTAATGGTCTGTGCCGACAATACCCTCGGTATTATCGATTTTCAGGATGCGGTGGTCGGCCCAATTACCTATGATTTAGTGTCATTATTAAAAGATTGTTACATTCAGTGGCCAGCTGAACAGCAGCAGAACTGGCTAAACTACTACAAAGAACAAGCAATAAATAACAAACTGATTACACAATCCCAAGCTAACGATCTACAGCGTTGGTTTGATTTGACCGGATTGCAGCGACACCTTAAAGTGCTTGGCATCTTTTGCCGCCTCAACTATCGTGATGGTAAAGCTAATTACCTTAATGACTTACCTCTTACGCTTCACTATGTACTGGAAGTCTGCGAGCGATACAAAGAACTTGAGGCTTTATATGAGTTTCTTACCTTTACCCCCAAAATTATGGCAATAAAATGA
- a CDS encoding alpha-D-glucose phosphate-specific phosphoglucomutase gives MPISTINTTPFEGQKPGTSGLRKKVSVFKQPHYLENFIQSTFNALGDCEGKTLVVGGDGRYYNQTAIQIILKMAAANGFAHVWVGQNGILSTPAASCVIRKYQAFGGLILSASHNPAGIDGDFGIKFNTSNGGPAPESITNQIYQQTAEISQYKISNAADIALHKLGTQSLGEMSVEVIDSVVDYTELMATIFDFRAIQALLTSSNFSMRFDAMHAVTGPYAIEILEKRLGAPAGTVINGIPLPDFGGGHPDPNLTYAEQLVTELFSDDAPDFGAASDGDGDRNMILGKQFFVTPSDSLAILAANAQYIPAYKSGIAGIARSMPTSQAADRVAEKLGIESHETPTGWKFFGNLLDANRVTLCGEESFGTGSNHIREKDGLWAVLFWLNILAVKHQSVAELVNQHWQQFGRNYYTRHDYEGVPTEQAEALIQHLQTQLPSLPKKQFGDRVVSYADNFSYHDPIDNSIAEKQGIRIGFEGGDRIIYRLSGTGTEGATLRVYIESYEDRPDRLNQDTQTALSELIELANQLANIAELTGRTVPTVIT, from the coding sequence ATGCCAATTTCGACGATAAATACCACACCTTTTGAAGGCCAAAAACCAGGCACTTCTGGTTTACGCAAGAAAGTAAGTGTATTTAAACAACCCCACTATCTGGAAAACTTTATTCAATCGACTTTTAACGCGCTGGGTGATTGTGAAGGTAAAACCCTCGTTGTCGGTGGCGATGGCCGTTATTATAACCAAACAGCCATACAGATAATTCTGAAAATGGCAGCAGCCAATGGTTTTGCTCATGTCTGGGTTGGTCAAAATGGTATTCTGTCGACACCTGCTGCATCATGCGTTATCAGAAAATATCAGGCTTTTGGTGGCTTGATTTTATCTGCCAGTCATAACCCCGCGGGTATTGATGGTGATTTCGGCATAAAATTTAACACGAGTAATGGCGGTCCAGCGCCAGAATCAATTACCAATCAAATCTATCAACAAACAGCTGAAATCAGCCAATACAAAATATCCAATGCAGCAGATATCGCTCTTCATAAATTAGGCACGCAGAGTTTAGGAGAGATGAGTGTTGAAGTGATTGATTCAGTAGTCGATTACACAGAATTGATGGCAACTATTTTTGATTTCCGTGCCATACAAGCACTACTAACTTCCAGCAACTTTTCTATGCGCTTCGATGCCATGCATGCGGTCACCGGTCCTTATGCAATTGAGATTTTAGAAAAACGTCTAGGCGCCCCTGCCGGCACAGTGATAAATGGTATTCCATTACCTGACTTTGGTGGTGGTCACCCTGATCCGAATCTGACTTATGCCGAACAACTCGTTACAGAATTATTTTCTGATGATGCGCCTGATTTTGGCGCCGCTTCGGATGGCGATGGTGATCGTAATATGATCCTGGGTAAACAGTTTTTTGTCACCCCGTCTGATAGCTTGGCGATTCTCGCTGCGAATGCACAGTACATCCCTGCTTATAAATCTGGTATTGCGGGTATAGCTCGCTCAATGCCAACCAGCCAGGCCGCCGATCGCGTTGCTGAAAAACTGGGTATCGAATCACATGAAACGCCGACCGGCTGGAAGTTCTTTGGTAACTTATTAGACGCAAATCGCGTCACTCTCTGCGGCGAGGAAAGCTTTGGCACAGGCTCGAATCATATTCGTGAAAAAGATGGCTTGTGGGCAGTCCTTTTCTGGCTAAATATTTTAGCGGTTAAACATCAGTCCGTCGCTGAGCTGGTTAATCAACATTGGCAACAATTTGGGCGGAATTATTACACTCGACATGATTACGAAGGTGTTCCTACTGAACAAGCAGAAGCGTTAATTCAACATCTGCAAACTCAGCTCCCAAGCTTGCCAAAGAAACAGTTCGGAGATCGAGTTGTCAGCTATGCGGATAACTTTAGTTATCATGACCCTATCGACAACAGTATCGCTGAAAAACAAGGCATTCGTATTGGCTTTGAAGGTGGTGACAGAATTATTTACAGATTGTCAGGTACCGGAACAGAAGGCGCCACATTACGCGTATATATCGAATCTTATGAAGACAGGCCTGATAGACTAAATCAAGATACACAGACAGCCTTATCTGAGCTTATCGAGCTGGCAAACCAGTTAGCCAATATAGCTGAGCTAACAGGTAGAACAGTGCCCACAGTTATTACCTAA
- the rimI gene encoding ribosomal protein S18-alanine N-acetyltransferase yields the protein MVSPRVMTDQDLQVVHNIECSANQFPWTLKNFSDSLDAGHYAWVYSDAYDVILGYAIVQLVLDEAHLLNLCVRPDMQRQGYGRFILEHIIDFSKARSASIVVLEVRESNKKAQNLYEQLGFNEMSVRRAYYPAENGRENAILMGLDLSMLSIFGDI from the coding sequence ATGGTCTCCCCAAGAGTAATGACGGATCAGGACTTGCAGGTTGTTCATAATATCGAATGCTCAGCAAATCAGTTTCCGTGGACGCTCAAGAACTTTTCCGATAGTCTTGATGCCGGACATTATGCATGGGTCTATTCTGATGCTTATGATGTGATTTTGGGTTATGCCATTGTGCAGTTAGTCCTGGACGAAGCTCATCTGCTTAACCTTTGTGTCAGACCAGATATGCAACGACAAGGATATGGTCGATTTATACTTGAGCATATCATTGATTTTTCCAAAGCCCGATCCGCTTCGATTGTGGTTTTAGAAGTTAGAGAGTCAAACAAGAAAGCACAAAATCTCTACGAACAGCTAGGTTTTAATGAAATGTCAGTCCGCAGAGCTTATTACCCGGCAGAAAATGGTAGAGAGAATGCAATATTGATGGGTTTGGATTTATCTATGTTATCGATTTTCGGTGATATATAA
- the sodB gene encoding superoxide dismutase [Fe], translated as MAYELPPLPYAKDALEPTISAETLEYHYGKHHQTYVTNLNNLVPGTEFEGKSLEEIITKASGGIFNNAAQVWNHTFYWNCMTPNAKGAPEGDLAAAIDSTFGSFDEFKEAFSKSAATNFGSGWTWLVKNADGSIAIVNTSNAGCPLTDGQKPLLTVDVWEHAYYIDFRNARPKYLEAFWGLVNWDFVSANFAG; from the coding sequence ATGGCTTATGAATTGCCACCACTTCCCTATGCTAAGGATGCATTAGAACCAACAATTTCAGCAGAAACGCTTGAATATCATTATGGTAAACATCACCAAACTTATGTGACTAACTTGAATAACTTGGTACCGGGTACTGAATTTGAAGGTAAGTCATTAGAAGAAATCATCACTAAAGCTTCTGGTGGTATCTTTAATAATGCCGCGCAAGTTTGGAACCATACTTTCTACTGGAACTGCATGACACCAAATGCAAAAGGTGCTCCAGAAGGCGATTTAGCTGCTGCTATCGACAGCACATTTGGTTCTTTTGATGAATTTAAAGAAGCATTCAGCAAATCAGCGGCGACAAACTTTGGTTCAGGCTGGACTTGGTTAGTCAAAAATGCTGATGGCAGTATTGCTATCGTTAACACAAGTAATGCTGGCTGCCCGCTGACAGATGGTCAAAAACCTTTATTGACTGTTGACGTTTGGGAACATGCTTATTACATTGACTTCCGTAATGCACGCCCTAAATATCTGGAAGCTTTCTGGGGCTTGGTTAACTGGGACTTCGTATCAGCAAACTTTGCTGGCTAG
- a CDS encoding cation diffusion facilitator family transporter, with translation MRMATYASVATAITLIIAKLFAWFLTDSVSVLATLVDSSLDVLASILNMIAVHHALQPADREHRFGHGKAESLAGLGQSMFIAGSAGILLLQAINRLFKPEAMEQGMTVSLAVMLFSIVATLALMTFQNYVIRKTDSTAIKADALHYKTDLLVNGGVILALVLSMNGWYLSDPIIAIAIALFILHSAWGIVKESIDLLMDHELPDEEREKISALILNHPQARGLHDLRTRRSGTTVFVQLHLELDERLTLREAHEIADKLEHQIADLFDDAEVIIHEDPITHLPLKS, from the coding sequence ATGCGGATGGCAACATACGCTTCTGTGGCGACAGCCATCACTTTGATAATAGCCAAGTTATTTGCCTGGTTCCTGACTGATTCGGTCAGTGTATTAGCTACATTAGTCGATTCTAGTTTGGATGTTTTGGCATCTATTTTAAATATGATTGCCGTACATCACGCATTACAACCAGCAGATAGAGAACATCGTTTTGGTCACGGCAAGGCAGAATCACTCGCTGGTCTGGGGCAATCAATGTTTATCGCAGGGTCTGCTGGTATCCTGCTACTTCAGGCTATAAATCGTCTGTTCAAACCCGAAGCAATGGAGCAGGGGATGACGGTGAGCCTCGCTGTTATGCTGTTTTCTATTGTAGCTACATTAGCATTAATGACATTCCAGAATTATGTCATCAGAAAGACGGACTCAACAGCAATTAAAGCGGATGCCCTTCATTACAAAACAGATTTGTTGGTCAATGGCGGTGTCATCCTGGCATTAGTGCTTAGCATGAATGGCTGGTACTTATCTGACCCTATCATTGCTATCGCCATAGCATTGTTTATTTTGCACAGTGCCTGGGGCATTGTGAAAGAGTCGATTGATTTACTCATGGATCATGAATTGCCGGATGAAGAGCGGGAAAAAATTAGTGCATTGATATTGAATCATCCTCAAGCAAGGGGATTACACGATTTACGGACCCGGCGTTCAGGCACAACGGTCTTTGTACAGCTTCATTTGGAGCTGGATGAAAGACTGACCTTAAGAGAAGCACATGAGATTGCCGATAAACTTGAGCATCAGATAGCTGACTTATTCGATGATGCAGAAGTGATTATCCATGAAGATCCGATTACTCATTTACCGCTAAAGTCATAA
- the argF gene encoding ornithine carbamoyltransferase produces the protein MRHFLTLKDLSADELEALINRASELKKMQHKGEIYQPLKNKVLAMIFEKSSTRTRVSFESAMIQFGGGSIFLSPDDTQLGRGEPVEDSARVISSMVDAVMIRTFEHAKIETFAKYSSVPVINALTDDFHPCQLLADMQTYQEHRGSIKGKKVVWIGDGNNMCHSYINAAQQFGFELHIATPLGYEPKADIVSSVDATIALFNNPAEAAKDADLVVTDVWASMGQEEEQRKREEAFAEFQVNNDIMKLAAKDALFMHCLPAHRGEEVTADVIDGEQSVVWDEAENRLHAQKALLEFLCA, from the coding sequence ATGAGACATTTTTTAACTTTAAAAGACTTGAGTGCTGATGAGTTAGAAGCATTAATTAATCGTGCATCTGAGCTCAAAAAAATGCAGCATAAAGGTGAAATTTACCAGCCTTTGAAGAATAAAGTCCTGGCGATGATTTTTGAAAAGTCATCTACACGTACCCGGGTTTCCTTTGAATCAGCCATGATACAGTTTGGTGGTGGCTCAATATTTTTATCACCTGATGATACTCAACTTGGTCGTGGTGAACCTGTAGAGGATTCTGCACGTGTAATTTCATCTATGGTGGATGCGGTAATGATCCGTACCTTTGAACATGCCAAGATTGAAACATTTGCAAAATACTCTTCAGTGCCGGTGATTAATGCTCTGACCGATGATTTTCATCCATGTCAGTTATTAGCCGATATGCAGACTTATCAAGAGCATCGTGGTTCAATTAAAGGTAAGAAAGTGGTCTGGATTGGGGATGGCAATAATATGTGCCATTCATATATCAATGCTGCGCAACAATTTGGCTTTGAGCTGCATATAGCCACGCCGCTAGGTTATGAACCGAAAGCGGATATTGTGTCGTCGGTAGATGCCACAATTGCGTTATTCAATAATCCAGCAGAGGCGGCAAAAGATGCGGATCTTGTTGTAACTGATGTTTGGGCCAGCATGGGACAGGAAGAAGAACAACGTAAACGTGAAGAAGCTTTTGCTGAGTTTCAGGTCAATAATGACATCATGAAACTGGCAGCAAAAGACGCTTTGTTTATGCACTGCTTACCTGCACATCGTGGCGAAGAAGTCACCGCCGATGTGATTGATGGTGAACAAAGTGTTGTATGGGATGAAGCTGAAAATCGATTACATGCACAAAAGGCTTTATTAGAGTTTTTATGTGCATAA
- a CDS encoding DNA polymerase III subunit psi, producing MALTQYQYSVLSEMGIPVWTPRQSNNTEIIKANESLSSDNLQSQSLQIPDDVKLLIVVETTQLDAVERRLLSSILKAVSLDTRQQLMIESSDLGLMHQDNFHSKTIITMTQTEHSLSDDIECVQLPSLAAMQSQPSLKAVAWQRLKHYRTAFN from the coding sequence ATGGCATTAACGCAATATCAATACTCAGTATTGTCTGAAATGGGCATACCTGTCTGGACACCACGTCAGAGCAATAATACTGAAATAATAAAGGCTAATGAGTCACTATCATCAGATAATTTGCAGAGTCAGTCTCTGCAAATTCCTGATGATGTCAAACTGCTTATTGTTGTTGAAACTACACAATTAGACGCAGTTGAACGGCGATTATTATCCAGTATTCTTAAAGCCGTCAGCTTAGATACTAGGCAACAACTAATGATTGAGTCGTCAGACTTGGGACTCATGCACCAAGATAATTTTCATAGTAAAACAATTATTACTATGACTCAGACTGAACACAGCTTATCTGATGATATTGAATGCGTTCAGTTACCATCTTTAGCAGCCATGCAAAGTCAACCCTCTTTAAAAGCCGTTGCCTGGCAACGATTAAAACATTATCGCACCGCTTTTAATTAA
- a CDS encoding aspartate aminotransferase family protein yields MTESVMPTYGRLDVTFSEGKGAWLTDTDGKRYLDALSGIAVCNLGHCHPAVTRAIQHQAETLVHTSNMYHIALQEKLADKLTALSGMDQVFFCNSGAEANEAAIKIARKYGHSKGIDKPVVIVMDGSFHGRTMATLTATGNAKVQVGFDPLVPGFVRVPYNDLDALRMAIGHWPEAVAVLLEPVQGEGGIKIPDSEYLAGVRAICTQRKLLMMLDEVQTGIARTGKWFAYQHNAELVPDVMTLAKGLGNGMPIGACLVAGNAVGILQAGNHGSTFGGNPLACSAALSVLNTIEEDGILGHVNVLGKQMLEGFQQRLLGKAGVKDVRAHGMMFGIELSMPCAELVKKALAEGLLINVTAESVIRLLPPLILNVEESQMIVDKVSKLVLEFLSSQQVESVA; encoded by the coding sequence ATGACAGAATCGGTCATGCCCACATACGGACGTCTAGACGTCACTTTTAGTGAAGGTAAAGGCGCTTGGTTAACTGATACAGATGGAAAACGCTATCTTGATGCGTTAAGCGGTATTGCTGTATGTAATTTGGGGCATTGCCATCCTGCCGTGACGCGAGCTATTCAGCACCAGGCGGAAACATTAGTACATACTTCCAATATGTACCATATTGCTTTGCAAGAAAAACTGGCTGATAAGCTAACGGCCTTGTCTGGAATGGATCAGGTGTTTTTTTGTAATTCAGGTGCAGAAGCCAATGAAGCTGCAATTAAGATTGCTCGCAAATATGGCCACAGTAAAGGCATAGATAAGCCTGTAGTGATTGTAATGGATGGCAGTTTCCATGGTCGTACAATGGCGACGTTGACTGCCACAGGTAATGCTAAGGTGCAGGTAGGATTTGATCCTTTAGTGCCTGGCTTTGTCCGTGTTCCATACAATGATCTTGATGCTTTACGCATGGCGATTGGTCACTGGCCTGAAGCCGTGGCAGTGTTACTTGAACCTGTACAAGGTGAAGGCGGAATTAAAATACCTGACAGTGAATATTTAGCGGGTGTTCGTGCCATCTGTACACAACGCAAATTACTGATGATGCTGGATGAAGTGCAGACAGGTATTGCCAGAACGGGTAAATGGTTTGCTTATCAACATAATGCAGAGCTCGTACCTGATGTGATGACCTTGGCGAAAGGGCTGGGTAATGGTATGCCAATTGGCGCTTGTCTTGTTGCTGGTAATGCTGTTGGTATTTTACAAGCAGGTAATCATGGTTCGACATTTGGTGGCAACCCGTTAGCCTGTAGTGCAGCATTAAGCGTATTAAACACGATCGAAGAAGATGGCATATTGGGACACGTCAACGTGCTTGGAAAACAAATGCTGGAAGGTTTTCAGCAAAGACTGCTTGGCAAAGCTGGCGTGAAAGATGTGCGTGCACATGGGATGATGTTTGGTATCGAGTTATCAATGCCTTGTGCTGAGTTGGTTAAAAAAGCACTAGCAGAAGGTCTGTTGATTAATGTCACAGCAGAATCTGTTATTCGCTTATTACCACCGTTAATCCTCAATGTTGAGGAGTCCCAAATGATCGTAGATAAGGTGAGTAAACTCGTACTCGAGTTTTTGTCTTCGCAACAGGTTGAGAGTGTAGCCTAA
- a CDS encoding 5'-nucleotidase yields METKPLVLAISSRALFDLDESHRIYEEQGTEAYCNYQIENEDVPLSPGGAFSLVRKLLALNDNNPNTPKVEIILLSRNSADTGLRVFNSIQHHKLAITRAVFTSGSSPYRYVAPFNAHLFLSTSPEDVGMALEAGIAAATILPSHIRSNNDSDQLRIAFDGDAVLFSDDSERIFKEKGLKAFTENEQQTAREPLPGGPFKDFLMALNQIQTEYGENASPIRTALVTARSAPAHERVIRTLRAWDIRIDEAIFLGGMDKGPFLKSFGADIFFDDQEKHCQSAVEHVATGHVPHGVANQKKAQD; encoded by the coding sequence ATGGAAACCAAACCACTTGTTCTTGCTATTTCATCTCGGGCTTTATTCGATTTGGATGAAAGTCATAGAATCTATGAAGAACAAGGCACAGAGGCTTATTGTAACTATCAAATCGAAAATGAAGATGTGCCTCTGTCACCTGGCGGTGCCTTTAGTTTAGTGCGTAAATTATTGGCATTGAATGATAACAATCCCAATACGCCTAAAGTTGAAATTATTCTGTTATCACGTAATTCTGCCGATACTGGACTACGCGTTTTTAATTCCATACAGCATCATAAATTAGCTATTACTCGTGCGGTATTTACATCAGGTAGCAGTCCGTACAGATATGTAGCGCCTTTTAACGCACATCTATTTTTATCAACCAGTCCTGAAGACGTGGGTATGGCGTTGGAAGCCGGTATTGCTGCCGCCACTATTCTGCCATCACATATCAGAAGTAATAATGACAGTGATCAGCTTAGAATCGCATTTGATGGTGACGCTGTTCTTTTTTCTGATGATTCGGAACGTATTTTCAAAGAAAAAGGCTTGAAAGCTTTCACTGAAAATGAGCAGCAGACCGCGCGTGAACCCTTACCCGGTGGACCATTTAAAGATTTCTTGATGGCACTGAATCAGATTCAGACTGAATACGGTGAGAATGCATCACCTATCAGAACAGCATTAGTCACAGCGCGTTCTGCGCCTGCACATGAACGTGTTATTCGTACTCTAAGAGCATGGGATATACGAATTGACGAAGCTATATTCCTGGGAGGAATGGATAAAGGCCCGTTTTTGAAATCATTCGGTGCGGATATCTTTTTTGATGACCAGGAAAAGCATTGTCAATCCGCTGTGGAACATGTTGCTACCGGACATGTTCCGCATGGTGTTGCAAATCAAAAAAAAGCGCAGGATTAA
- the murU gene encoding N-acetylmuramate alpha-1-phosphate uridylyltransferase MurU: MKAMILAAGRGERLRPLTDHTPKPLVYAGNKRLIEYLIDNLVSAGIQEIVINYAHLGEQFPAVLGNGENYGCRIVYSPETAGSLETAGGITQALSLLGDEPFIVVNGDIWTDFDFSVLKKRALGADTDCHLIMVNNPAHNPDGDFAIQADNVVSLDGKSKFTFSGIGLYHPRLFQHLKVERKALRPLFEQAIKNKRMTAELYDGRWSDIGTLERLEALEQELN, translated from the coding sequence ATGAAAGCGATGATTTTAGCTGCAGGCCGAGGTGAACGCTTGCGACCATTAACAGATCACACCCCCAAACCGCTTGTATATGCAGGAAATAAGCGGCTGATTGAATACCTCATTGATAATTTAGTATCTGCAGGTATTCAGGAAATCGTGATTAATTATGCTCACCTGGGCGAACAGTTTCCTGCTGTTCTTGGCAATGGTGAGAATTACGGTTGTCGCATCGTTTATTCACCCGAAACCGCTGGCAGCTTGGAGACAGCGGGCGGTATAACTCAAGCACTAAGTCTGCTGGGTGACGAACCATTCATTGTGGTCAATGGCGATATCTGGACGGACTTTGACTTTTCTGTGCTAAAAAAACGTGCGCTAGGAGCTGATACTGACTGTCATCTAATTATGGTAAACAATCCTGCTCATAATCCTGATGGCGACTTTGCAATCCAAGCAGATAATGTAGTCAGCCTTGATGGCAAGAGTAAATTTACTTTTAGTGGCATTGGCCTCTACCACCCTCGACTTTTCCAACACCTGAAAGTCGAACGCAAAGCGCTTAGGCCATTGTTTGAACAAGCGATAAAAAATAAGCGGATGACTGCAGAGTTATATGATGGCCGCTGGTCTGATATAGGTACGCTAGAGCGTCTGGAAGCATTAGAGCAAGAGCTAAATTAA
- a CDS encoding Maf family protein, with protein MQTLILGSSSPFRAEVLKKLGIDFIQHSPDIDESALEGETAPSLVERLAKEKALAIAKDYPEALIIGSDQVAVIDGKILGKPGNHETAVKQLLSASGKAATFYTGLALYNAQSQTMHHLVEPFTVHFRSLSEKQIHFYLKQEKPYQCAGSFKSEGLGIALFTKLEGDDPNSLIGLPLIKLIELLNKEGVDVLQLNE; from the coding sequence ATGCAGACATTAATACTGGGCTCCAGCTCACCGTTCAGAGCTGAAGTTTTAAAAAAGCTGGGGATAGACTTTATACAGCACTCACCCGATATAGATGAATCTGCACTTGAAGGGGAAACTGCCCCATCACTGGTTGAACGCTTAGCGAAGGAAAAAGCCTTAGCCATTGCTAAAGACTACCCTGAAGCACTCATTATTGGTTCTGACCAGGTTGCAGTGATAGATGGAAAAATCTTGGGTAAACCCGGCAATCATGAAACGGCTGTAAAACAACTTTTATCTGCTTCGGGTAAAGCTGCCACATTCTATACAGGCTTAGCCTTGTATAACGCTCAAAGCCAAACGATGCATCACTTAGTAGAACCTTTTACTGTTCATTTCAGATCATTGTCTGAAAAGCAGATTCACTTTTATCTGAAACAAGAAAAGCCCTATCAGTGTGCTGGCAGTTTTAAATCCGAAGGCTTAGGCATTGCTTTATTTACTAAATTAGAGGGTGATGACCCAAATAGTCTGATTGGTTTGCCTCTGATAAAACTCATTGAGTTGTTGAACAAGGAAGGCGTTGATGTTCTTCAACTCAATGAGTAA